Below is a window of Streptomyces spongiicola DNA.
GACGTACGCGGAGATCCTGCGCGGTCACACGGACGCCCGCGGCCGCACGCTGGAGGTCGTCGAGGTCCCGGCGCCGACGGTGCTGAAGGACGAGCACGGGGAGTGGGTGGACTACTCCTACATCAACCACTACCTCTGCAACGGCGGAGTCGTGCTGGGCTCCTTCGACGACCCCCACGACGAGATCGCGGCCGGCGTCTTCCGCCGCCTCTTCCCGGAGCGGCGGGTGACCCTGGTCGACGCCCGGGCGGTCTTCGCGGCCGGCGGGGGCGTGCACTGCATCACCCAGCAGCAGCCGAAGGCCTGACCCGGTGGCCGGGAGCGCCTTCCACGGTGACCGTGGTGCTGCCCGGGCCGTTGGTGCTGCCGGTGCTGCCGGTGCTGCCGGTGCTGCCGGTGCTGCCGGTGCTGCCGGTGCTGCCGGTGCTGCCGGTGCCGTCGGCGGCCGTCGGCGGCCGGCCGGGGGATCGGGTAGAACGTACGGGTGAACGTTCCCCCGGGCCCCCGACGCCGCAACACCGCGCCTCCCCGCGAGGAGGTGCTCGCCGCGGCGATGGCGACGATCGCCGAGCAGGGGCTCGACCGGCTGACCATGGCCGGACTCGGCCGTGAGGTCGGAATGAGCAGCGGACACCTGCTCTACTACTTCCGCACCAAGGACGAGCTGCTGCTGCGGACCCTGGAGTGGAGCGAGGGGCGGCTCGGCGCCCGGCGGAGCGCGCTGCTGTCCCGTCCGGCCACCGCGGGCGAGCGGCTCGAGGCGTATGTGGACCTGTACGTTCCCGACGGGCCACGCGACCCGCACTGGATGCTGTGGCTGGAGGTCTGGAACCGCTCGCAGAGCGCCGACGACGACGCACGCGCCCGGCAGGCGGCCATCGAGGGCGCCTGGCACCGCGATCTCGTCGCCCTGCTCGCCGAGGGCGTCTCACGCGGCGAGTTCCGCCCCGTCGACCCGGACCGCCATGCCGCGCGGCTGCGTGCCCTGCTCGACGGCTTCAGCGTGCATGTGGCGGTCGGCATACCGGGCACCGGCCGGGATCAGGTCCTCACCCATGTACGCGAGTTCATCGCCGACTCGCTGCTCCCCTGACCGCGGTCCCGTCAGCCGTCAGCCAGCCGCCCCCTGCCGTCAGCCGCCCCTGCCGTCCGCCCCCGCGGTCGGCGCGCTGCCCGCATACTGAGACCGTTGTCCACGCGGGTGCGCATTCATGGCAAACTGCCGCTGTGCTCGCATTCGCCATGATTATCGGCAGCAGCGCGCCGGTCCGCAGTGACCGCTGACCCGTGGACGGCAATCCCCCGCGGCGGCGGCACCGTGCCCCAGACCCGCGCGCAGACCTCTCGCACCCGCGAGGGGTTTTTTCGTTTTACGGCCCCCCACCCCCGGCCGTAGACGGAGGCGCGCGAAGATGGGGGCAAGTGGAGCCAGAGCTTCCGGAGCCACTCATCCGACAGGAGTCACAACAGCCATGACCACAGAGGCCACCGACACCGATGGGTACA
It encodes the following:
- a CDS encoding TetR/AcrR family transcriptional regulator produces the protein MATIAEQGLDRLTMAGLGREVGMSSGHLLYYFRTKDELLLRTLEWSEGRLGARRSALLSRPATAGERLEAYVDLYVPDGPRDPHWMLWLEVWNRSQSADDDARARQAAIEGAWHRDLVALLAEGVSRGEFRPVDPDRHAARLRALLDGFSVHVAVGIPGTGRDQVLTHVREFIADSLLP